AGGCTCCTCTCCGCCCGCCGGTCGCCGAGCCCGTAGGGCACCTCGTGGAAGGCCAGGTGCTCGCCGGCCGGCAGCGCCTGCCAGGCGGCCCGCAGCCAGGGAAGGTCGAAGTTGCTGATCCCGGTGAAGCGCGCGAGGCCGCGCGCCCGCATCTCCCGGAAGGCGGCCAGCGTCTCGCCCAGCGGGGCCGAGCGCGTCGGCCAGTGGAGCAGGACCGCGTCCACGTAGCCCGTGCCCAGGCGCCGCAGCGAGCCCGCCAGCGCCGCCAGCGCCTCGCGCCGCCCGGCGTGCGAGGGCCAGATCTTGGTCACCAGGAAGACGCGCTCGCGGCAGTCGCGAACCGCCTCTCCCACCACCCGCTCCGCGCCCCCGGCACCATACAGCTCGGCCGTGTCGATGAGGGTCATGCCCAGCTCGATGCCCAGCCGCAGCGCCTCCACCTCGCGGGCGAAGGAGGCGCGCGACTCGCCCATCCCCCAGGTGCCCTGCCCCAGCACCGGCACGAGTACGCCGCCGCCCGGAATCTCGCGCTGCGGCAGCGCCTGCGGCCGCCCCTCGCCGCCCCGGCCTCCTCCCATCGCCTCGCCCCCTTCTCCCTTCCGCTCGCCGCGGCCCCTCGCCCGCCGGCCGCGGCCCGACCCTCCCCGGTCTCGAGCGGCGCCGGCCGGCGTACAAGGTGGGGAGAGAGCCGTCTCCCGCCCTTCGCCGGGACGCCTGCCCGCCGCTCCCGCCTTGGGAGGCGTGCGGCCCCGCGCTATCCTCTTCCAGTCGGGGAAGATACCCCCAGAATCGGGAAGGAGGCCTCCGCTTTGTCCGAGCGTCCCGACGGCGAGGAGAGCGCATCCGCCCGGGCCGGAAGCCCGCCCGAGCCGGTCGCCGACGCTCGCCTGCCCGGAGCGGGCCCGCGCCCCGGCCGCCGCCGGGCGCTCTGGGCCGGCTTGGCCCTCCTGGTCTTCTTCGCCGTCGTCTCGGCGCTTCTCCTGCCCCGCGCCGGCCGCGCCCCGGAGAGCCGGTCCGCGGCGCTAGGTGCGGCGGCGACGCTGGCCAAGGCGGTGGCGGGCGACCTGCCGCCGGTGACGGTGCTGGTGCTCGGCGTCCAGCAGGC
The DNA window shown above is from Bacillota bacterium and carries:
- a CDS encoding aldo/keto reductase → MGGGRGGEGRPQALPQREIPGGGVLVPVLGQGTWGMGESRASFAREVEALRLGIELGMTLIDTAELYGAGGAERVVGEAVRDCRERVFLVTKIWPSHAGRREALAALAGSLRRLGTGYVDAVLLHWPTRSAPLGETLAAFREMRARGLARFTGISNFDLPWLRAAWQALPAGEHLAFHEVPYGLGDRRAERSLLPWAREHGQLLLAYSPLAHGRFRRWRGWERLESVARRLDLEPVQLALAWLVRQPGVVGIPKAVRPEHVRQNAAAARLALDEEVAAELEAAFPGPTRDFHPPLPPYGPFYRLVLAGSRLAVRLRGG